The nucleotide sequence ATTGCTTACCGCTCCTTTCTGCGCCGCCACGGATTTCACCGTACTGGCCGGCCACTGTGAAAACTTTGCCGAAACCCAGATAGAAAGCAACGATCCGGCGCTAAGGCTGGCGCTCTGCGGGCGGCTTGCCGCCTGTCTTGCGCTGCTGAGGCCCTCGTTGAACCAGCCTGTTCCGCGCCATCTGCTTGAAAGCCTCTCCGTTGATACCCTTCCCGCTGTTTCTCCCTGTTTTGATCTCGATTCTGAATGGCTTTGCGATTACTGCCTGACGCTGGCGCAGCTTTTGGCAGGACGGGCGCTGTCGCCGGAAGCGGAACGAACGCTGACCGGCTTATTATCTGAATTGGTCTGGTACTTTGCCGCTGAACTGAAAGCCCCGCGCTGGATACGTACTGCTAATGGCGTGAAGTGTATTAATGAGGAGGAGGCATGAATCAACAGGACTGGCATCCCGCCGATATTATTGCGGCGCTGAAAAAGCGGGGAACAACACTGGCGGCGGTTTCGCGTAATGCGGGGTTAGCGTCTTCCACGCTGGCAAACGCGTTAACAAAACACTGGCCGAAAGGGGAAAAACTGATTGCGGAAGCGCTGGGTGTTTCGCCTGCGGAAATCTGGCCTTCCCGTTACCGCAAATCAGAGGATCGTTAAAGTAAGACAGGATCTCCCGAACCGTTATCGGCTTACACCGGTAACGGTTCGGGAGAAGGCAAGCGAAGCGCGACAGTTTACTTTTGTTGTTCGCCCCATGCTCTCACCCCATGACTTCGGCCCATGGTATGGGGCGAATGTATGCGCCGATAGCGTGAGGCGAATGCGGTGGCTGCTTTGCAGCCATGCGCCGGAAAATACATTTCCCGGCACAGAACGGCGTGCGCCAGTTCATATGGGCTTAACGCCCTTATTGCCTGGTACATGGGGGTAATGTCGCGGCTGGACGCCACGCCAAAACCCCCAACGTCAACGGCGGCACACCGTCGCACGCTACGCGCGACTACCCCCTTTGAGACGCCGTTTTTAGCCCACTTTTTCTTTTGCCCGTTCCGGTCAGCGAAAAAATGGGAAAACGCCTTCAAAGCGGGTAGTCGCGCCTCGCTACCGGCCTTTGGCCGGAGACTTAGCGGCGACGGTGTGCGGGGCTGATGCCCCCAAATAAACCGACTCGTGGGCGCGTCTTTTTGCTCGCTGGGGCGGCAAAATTTATTCGGCTCCCCCCGGCCTGCTCGGTTTCCCTTGGGGGAAACGCTCGCCGGTGGGCTCGGGCGACGCAAATTAGCCATTTCTGCGAAACAGAATTTTCTCGCTTCACGCCACTTTTTAATTTCTGCTATTCGCATCCATTAAAAAGCCATACAAGGGCGGCCTGTCATATCTCTTGTCCCTGTAAACACGGGTAATTGCGATGGTGAAAAATCCGCTGTTTTATCAGGGATGTTCGGTGCTCGCTCTGCTGCGCTCCGCCTCAGCCCTGATACAACAGCGGCGTAGAGGAACAAGATAAGCCGCCTCTGTTCGATTAGAAGCGACTTATTCCATCGGTGTATCAGTCTGGCTCAGGCAACCTTAATCGACTTCTCAAAGCGGTAAGCCGGGATGAATTGATGCTGGCAGGCATCGAGATAATCTGACCACCATTGCATCATCTGCGTGCGTTCGTCGAGGTGTTCCGCTTTGTGAATATAGGCGGCACGAACGTGATTGCGCTCCTGATGGCTCATCTGCCGCTCCACAGCATCTTTTGACCAGCGACCTGATTCGATCAACGCACTACACGCTATCGTGCGGAAGCCATGTCCGCAGATATCCACCTGTGTGTCATAACCCATTGTGCGCAGCGCCTTGTTGATGGTGTTCTCACTCATTGGCTTACGGGCATCGTGATCGCCGGGAAAGAGTAATTCCCCGTTGCCGGACAACAGTTTTAGCTGCTTCAGTATCGTTACCGCCTGTTTTGACAGCGGCACCAGATGAGGAGTTTTCATTTTTGCGCCTCGCTCTGAGTGACGCACGCCAGCGATAGGCTCCCGCTGTGCGGGAAGTGTCCACATGGCGTTATCCAGATCGATCTCTACCCAACGGGCAAAACGCAATTCACTGGAGCGGATAAAGATCAGCAAATTAAGCTGTACCGCCAACCTTGTTAGCAGTCTACCTG is from Dickeya dianthicola NCPPB 453 and encodes:
- a CDS encoding helix-turn-helix domain-containing protein; protein product: MNQQDWHPADIIAALKKRGTTLAAVSRNAGLASSTLANALTKHWPKGEKLIAEALGVSPAEIWPSRYRKSEDR